The segment CCTTGAATAAATCTGATCGCAACAATAAAGCAGGAGGCAGAGGACACTAAATGATGTAAGCCAATCTCCTGATTTTTTTGCTGGGAGATACTAATATATTGAATACTAGCTTCATATGGCGCTGTCCAGTGATTAATAAATACACCGTACACATAATACGTATGCCCTTTAATATATAGATTCTCCTGCTTATCAGCAACTGTAAGCGCAAGCTTGCCAAAGCGAGTAGCTTCTTGAATATTGTCGAAACCTGCATTTAATAGTAGAGCATAGTTAATCAAGACCATGCCATTTTTCGAAGTAGTTCCATGCTGCAATTGCAAACGTAATCCCTTCATTAACAAAATACCTGTTAAATTTGGATTTAGTAAAAAAGCGCTTGCTGTCATACTAATAATTAAATGAATCAATACATCAATTTCCTCGCTATCTGTTGGCGGATGCTGCAATAAATCCTCATCAGACATATGACGTAAAGCCCATTTTAATAATAAAAACTCCTTTAAAAGCTGTGATTTTTTAGGATGTTCTGTAATATTGATACGCGCAACCTGTAAGCCTGCTAGCCCCGCCTTCAAGCCAATTGTAGGGCTATCAGATTCAATGTATAGCACCGTTTTCAAACTATTTACCAGCAGCTTTTCCAACACCGTTTCTGCATGCTCTAACGCTTCTGTTAAATGGATTTCTGATTGTGCATAGTGCCCTATTATATATTCACACTCACCTAAGTTGGCATATAGTTTGACAGATTGCTCTCTCAACATGACCCAGTGATTGGCAGGTAATAGCTCTTTACTCGTTGTAAAATAATAAAGTGCATTATCAAAAAGACCCATACACTTCGCCTCTAGCCCTAGCTGATAATTCCATAGCACTAATTGCTGCCTTTCCTCTTGCGTTAATAATACTTGCGCATAATTATAATGCTTCACAATCTCATTTAAACGATAATAATCCCCCATATTAGCTTCGTTCTCTGTTAATAGCTTACCAATTTGATAATGAAGCCTCCTACGCTCTTGCAATGGTAAATCATGATAAGCTACCTGCTGAATACGATCATGGACAAATTGAAACCTCATCGGCATTGTATGCAAAATACCTTCATGTGCAAACTTACTCGCCCATTTAAAATGAGCATCCAATGGTACAATAAAGCCGTCTTCAATTAATCTATTGATAAACGTTAGCAAATCCTGTGCTGATAGATCAACAAGCTTTAATACGGCACTCAGCTCAAACTGGCGGCCAAAACAAGCGATAATGCGCAATACGTCATGTACATCTATTGCTAATGTAGCCATTCTATTTTCAATAAAGGTTAATAGCTCCTTCTTTAAAAATAATTGCTGAAATTTTTGCAGGCTAAACTGCCATTCCTTTTGCTCAGCTTGAAAATAGATTGTGTTATTTTGCTGTAGTGAACGCACAGCCTCTTTCACAAATAATGAATTACCCTTTGTCACATGAAATAATTGCTGGGCAAGCATTTGTATGGTTTCTGGCTGTGCATGGAAGGATGCTTCTAGCCAATGCTGCACGGCTTGCTCTGTCAAAGGAGGTACATGAATCATAGTATCATAAGAAACAATTGGTGCTCCCTGCGACTCGCTTTCTTCATTAGGACGAAATGCGCTAATAATCATAAAATAGCCCGCTCGATGTTGCTCATAAATTTGTGCCATAATATCCATGGTACTGCTTGTAGCCCAATGGACATCGTCGACAAACCATACAACGGGCTTTTTTTGTAGCGCGAATGTCATTAATATTTTTTGAATCGACAGCAATATATGAGATTGGAGCTGTTTTGTATTTTCACGAACTTCCTTTGGAATCTCTGTTTCCTTCTGAATAAACCATTTCAGCTCAGGCAATAAACGAACAAGCTCCTCTGTAATGACAAGCTTGACATCCTGAAATAATTTTTGCCATAGCTGAACAGATTTTTCTCCTTCCATATAAACTAATTTCAATAAAGTTCGTAATGGGTGAGCATCGATTGTATAATCGTTATCTAGCTGTAGCTGCTCATACTTTGTTGTAATAAAATACCCTTTGGCAGCCGCAATTTCTCCCTTTAGCTCCTCAACAAGCCTTGATTTACCACATCCAGCCTCTCCTACAATCGTTACAAGCTTTTTATCACCTCTTGCTACTTGCTGAAAGATGGAGGAAAGCTCCGCAAATTGCTGTTCTCTGCCATAAAGCTTCGTCGATAACCCTGTGCTTATACGCATATCCTGTTCGCCTAATGGAAAATCGTCAAGCGACTCATTTGCTAGCAGCTTGTGCTGAATGGAAAGCAAATCCCCCCTTAATCCAATGGCACTTTGATAGCGTGCATCTGGATTTTTTGCCAATAGCTTGTCAATAATGTGCCAAAGAATCGGAGGCAAACTATTTTGAGCGCTTATTAAGGCTGCTGGCTTTTTCGTCACAATTTCATAAATAAGATCAACAGCGTCCTCCGCCTGAAAAGGTAATTGACCGCCCACTATCTCATAAAAAATCACACCGAGCGCATATAAATCAGAGCGGTAATCCACGGCTGCATTAAGCCTTCCTGTTTGCTCTGGCGCATAGTAAGGCAATTGCTCTATTTGCTCATATGGATTGTCAATAACAACGGGTGACTCCGCATCATACTTAGCGCTATACGTTGAGCTTAATAGCTTTATTTTTAATGAGTTCGGATTAATTAAAATTTGCTGTGGATTAAGGTGCAAATAAAGCAGTTCACTTTGCTGCATTTTTATACAAATATTTGTTAGCTCAATAGCTATTTGTAAAAATTGATGTAAAGAAATATGATGATAGGTCAAGCGCTTTAAGGCCACTCCGTTAAAATTTTCATAAATAATTGCATATTGGCCATCAATATAATCAATAGCAATTGGCTGTAATAGCCAAGGATTTTGCTCGTGGGCAAACAATGAAAATTCATATTGCAGCTTTGCTCTTTTTTCAGCAGAGTTATGATGAATGCTTTTCACAAGGACCAAGCGATTATATTTTTGCATATACATTCTTTGCAGATGCCAATGCTGTGTTGATTGTAAAAGAATACAATCATTCATAGGCAGTTCCTCCTTTCGTTATAGGGCTTAGTTGAATGGTTTGGTTATGCTTGTTTTTATCAGCTAAATCATCCATTGCACCATTCTTAAACTAGACACCTCTCCATCTTTATGTATTTACTACTATAAAAAGCGAAGGTTAAAAATTGGTTAAATTATTGAAGCTTTTTTCTCCTACTGTAAAAATTTTTTGCGATAGATATGCGGTGAGTAGCCTGTATATTTTTTGAATTTTTCAATATAGTAGCTAACTGTACTAAAGCCTGTTAGCACTGCAATCGTTGTAATGGATTGCTCATGATTTTGCAATAGCTTCAGACTTTTACGAAGCTGATAATATAGCAAATATGTAAAAGGCGTCATTCCAACAACTTTTTT is part of the Lysinibacillus sp. FSL K6-0232 genome and harbors:
- a CDS encoding ATP-binding protein — encoded protein: MNDCILLQSTQHWHLQRMYMQKYNRLVLVKSIHHNSAEKRAKLQYEFSLFAHEQNPWLLQPIAIDYIDGQYAIIYENFNGVALKRLTYHHISLHQFLQIAIELTNICIKMQQSELLYLHLNPQQILINPNSLKIKLLSSTYSAKYDAESPVVIDNPYEQIEQLPYYAPEQTGRLNAAVDYRSDLYALGVIFYEIVGGQLPFQAEDAVDLIYEIVTKKPAALISAQNSLPPILWHIIDKLLAKNPDARYQSAIGLRGDLLSIQHKLLANESLDDFPLGEQDMRISTGLSTKLYGREQQFAELSSIFQQVARGDKKLVTIVGEAGCGKSRLVEELKGEIAAAKGYFITTKYEQLQLDNDYTIDAHPLRTLLKLVYMEGEKSVQLWQKLFQDVKLVITEELVRLLPELKWFIQKETEIPKEVRENTKQLQSHILLSIQKILMTFALQKKPVVWFVDDVHWATSSTMDIMAQIYEQHRAGYFMIISAFRPNEESESQGAPIVSYDTMIHVPPLTEQAVQHWLEASFHAQPETIQMLAQQLFHVTKGNSLFVKEAVRSLQQNNTIYFQAEQKEWQFSLQKFQQLFLKKELLTFIENRMATLAIDVHDVLRIIACFGRQFELSAVLKLVDLSAQDLLTFINRLIEDGFIVPLDAHFKWASKFAHEGILHTMPMRFQFVHDRIQQVAYHDLPLQERRRLHYQIGKLLTENEANMGDYYRLNEIVKHYNYAQVLLTQEERQQLVLWNYQLGLEAKCMGLFDNALYYFTTSKELLPANHWVMLREQSVKLYANLGECEYIIGHYAQSEIHLTEALEHAETVLEKLLVNSLKTVLYIESDSPTIGLKAGLAGLQVARINITEHPKKSQLLKEFLLLKWALRHMSDEDLLQHPPTDSEEIDVLIHLIISMTASAFLLNPNLTGILLMKGLRLQLQHGTTSKNGMVLINYALLLNAGFDNIQEATRFGKLALTVADKQENLYIKGHTYYVYGVFINHWTAPYEASIQYISISQQKNQEIGLHHLVSSASCFIVAIRFIQGTTIQDLQQEIRHQQEEFFNQATTLSIDFLAEMDRWINILRYPNHLVHWAYPFTIQDQPAIKIMHYAVRLQMSFLLGDKQQGKAILQALKELNKETYTLPVTTVYYFYRALWQIDWLHSQQCSRQEKRRYLADIQQSIKKFKKWSHYATENYEHLYALLVAEYYRLKKQDKDAELYYDRAIRLANLHAFIQDAGLAYERAANYYRAKQQHKMARHYIVHAIQKVQAWGADTIARRWELIYQVQRIPENQRKQALTFDMMTVFETTQSFATAIRMEDLLHKILFSLLKHIGADVGYFIHNQQQQLMVLAKAEAQATTFTMYDQQTVEDLSATMQSIVRYVLKSKEHLIIQNGQGHHQLSLYASAKSILCLPIVHQNHIIAVLYFENTLMTNAFHPSHVHLLQVIAAQIAVSIENAKIYGELEQRVHMRTRELDETNRHLTAMNERLEKNELERKKLLHSISHELRSPLTSTLGYIELMLEGVIEDKAAIEKYLIRSKERLLSLNRLIQGLFDLANLEAGRAEFTFTEITAQELFQRFAYRYEDDVKRLGLDYSAHFEGHPEARLLIDEARIAQVMENLMNNAMKYTTDGHIQLMIHVEKMQLRCLVADSGIGIADSDLPFVFDSYYRASPSQHLESHGIGLAICKQIITQHNGEITVESPKQQGTIFSFTLPLVTGVT